One window from the genome of Epinephelus fuscoguttatus linkage group LG3, E.fuscoguttatus.final_Chr_v1 encodes:
- the elf2b gene encoding ETS-related transcription factor Elf-2b isoform X4: MATSQHEGHANLDLLIRAVEASVHGTSVHCSDKTIEAAEALLRMDSPSSLKEDRSPESFVPPCIVTPDFLHAAMRPDMITETEVEISTEECCEEEDEEMVTLLEEPDPGQEPVRKRRAGRKPKTHQSAISNGSLDLGIKKKPREGKGSTTYLWEFLLDLLQDKNTCPRYIKWTQREKGIFKLVDSKAVSKLWGKHKNKPDMNYETMGRALRYYYQRGILAKVEGQRLVYQFKEMPKNIVIIDDDKADMPSPDDLIGSETVSYERVPPPSDMLLQATELPASKKPNILRGGNRANVVHTTVTTGSKPVAGGGAAMVTGVPRIVSVSGASDVSQTQQSHTAIIPTATGPRTVRVAMQVPVVMTTSLGQKISTVAVQQPTGTTGAASHTTLLTNTSAGNASSQQKVVIQTIPTMVPATAENGDKITVQLAKIITIPAHQLAQCQLQTSTGSNKSSVGGSPAGISLLGSPLTVRALAPVNVAPGTQVMRLTVPTQTQQQTLVVSQSGSGAGVVTVSTANQTVTAQPRIISGIINGSELVIGTPATGGVTVEKLKAAGVPAQLPIAVQQNQVNPKTIQNAQSEAVDAEVVIKLETPGVTIKTEEPEC; this comes from the exons TGGAGGCTTCTGTTCATGGCACAAGTGTTCACTGCTCTGACAAGACCATTGAGGCTGCAGAGGCTCTGCTACGCATGGACTCCCCCTCTAGCCTCAAAGAAGACCGTAGCCCAG AATCATTTGTCCCGCCTTGCATAGTGACGCCAGATTTCCTTCATGCGGCCATGCGGCCTGACATGATTACAGAGACAGAGGTGGAGATTTCGACGGAGGAGTGCTGCgaggaagaagatgaggagATGGTCACACTGCTTGAAGAACCAGATCCAGGCCAAGAGCCTGTCAGGAAGAGGAGAG CTGGACGGAAGCCAAAGACTCATCAGTCAGCTATTTCCAATGGATCACTGGACCTTGGCATCAAGAAGAAACCAAGAGAAGGCAAAG GCAGCACCACCTACCTGTGGGAGTTCCTGTTGGACCTCCTCCAGGACAAGAACACCTGTCCCAGGTACATAAAGTGGACCCAGAGGGAGAAGGGCATCTTTAAACTGGTGGACTCAAAGGCTGTGTCCAAGCTGTGgggcaaacacaaaaacaagccaGACATGAACTACGAGACCATGGGACGAGCACTTAG ATATTACTATCAGCGCGGCATCCTCGCCAAGGTAGAGGGCCAGCGGCTGGTTTACCAGTTCAAAGAGATGCCCAAAAACATAGTCATCATTGACGACGACAAGGCAGACATGCCCTCTCCTGACGATTTGATTGGCTCTGAGACTGTATCCTATGAGCGTGTTCCACCTCCATCAGATATGCTGCTGCAGGCGACGGAGTTGCCAGCCTCCAAGAAGCCCAACATCCTACGGGGTGGAAACAGGGCCAATGTGGTCCATACTACTGTCACTACAGGCAGCAAGCCAGTAGCAGGGGGTGGTGCAGCGATGGTGACGGGGGTGCCAAGAATAGTGTCTGTTTCAGGAGCATCGGATGTGAGTCAGACCCAGCAGTCTCACACAGCTATCATCCCTACCGCCACTGGGCCCAG GACGGTGCGGGTGGCAATGCAGGTGCCTGTTGTCATGACAACATCACTGGGTCAGAAGATCTCCACTGTTGCTGTGCAGCAGCCAACAGGAACAACAGGGGCAGCCAGCCACACCACCCTCCTCACAAACACTTCTGCTGGTAACGCCAGCTCACAACAGAAG GTTGTGATCCAGACCATCCCCACCATGGTCCCAGCCACAGCAGAGAACGGAGACAAGATCACTGTCCAGCTGGCCAAGATCATCACAATCCCAGCCCACCAGCTAGCTCAGTGTCAGCTCCAGACCTCCACAGGCTCAAACAAGTCCAGCGTTGGGGGCTCCCCAGCGGGCATCAGCCTCCTTGGGAGCCCCCTGACGGTCCGGGCCCTGGCACCTGTCAACGTCGCCCCGGGAACGCAAGTGATGAGACTCACTGTGCCAACGCAGACGCAACAGCAGACTCTGGTGGTGTCTCAGTCAGGTAGTGGGGCGGGGGTAGTAACGGTATCAACAGCTAATCAGACAGTGACGGCACAGCCTCGGATCATAAGCGGCATCATTAATGGTTCCGAGCTGGTGATAGGAACACCAGCAACCGGAGGAGTCACAGTGGAGAAGCTGAAGGCTGCAGGAGTCCCGGCCCAACTGCCGATTGCAGTCCAGCAGAACCAAGTGAACCCCAAAACTATCCAGAACGCCCAATCAGAGGCTGTGGACGCTGAGGTGGTTATCAAACTGGAAACACCTGGCGTGACAATAAAGACTGAAGAGCCTGAGTGTTAA
- the elf2b gene encoding ETS-related transcription factor Elf-2b isoform X3, producing MATSQHEGHANLDLLIRAVEASVHGTSVHCSDKTIEAAEALLRMDSPSSLKEDRSPESFVPPCIVTPDFLHAAMRPDMITETEVEISTEECCEEEDEEMVTLLEEPDPGQEPVRKRRAGRKPKTHQSAISNGSLDLGIKKKPREGKAGSTTYLWEFLLDLLQDKNTCPRYIKWTQREKGIFKLVDSKAVSKLWGKHKNKPDMNYETMGRALRYYYQRGILAKVEGQRLVYQFKEMPKNIVIIDDDKADMPSPDDLIGSETVSYERVPPPSDMLLQATELPASKKPNILRGGNRANVVHTTVTTGSKPVAGGGAAMVTGVPRIVSVSGASDVSQTQQSHTAIIPTATGPRTVRVAMQVPVVMTTSLGQKISTVAVQQPTGTTGAASHTTLLTNTSAGNASSQQKVVIQTIPTMVPATAENGDKITVQLAKIITIPAHQLAQCQLQTSTGSNKSSVGGSPAGISLLGSPLTVRALAPVNVAPGTQVMRLTVPTQTQQQTLVVSQSGSGAGVVTVSTANQTVTAQPRIISGIINGSELVIGTPATGGVTVEKLKAAGVPAQLPIAVQQNQVNPKTIQNAQSEAVDAEVVIKLETPGVTIKTEEPEC from the exons TGGAGGCTTCTGTTCATGGCACAAGTGTTCACTGCTCTGACAAGACCATTGAGGCTGCAGAGGCTCTGCTACGCATGGACTCCCCCTCTAGCCTCAAAGAAGACCGTAGCCCAG AATCATTTGTCCCGCCTTGCATAGTGACGCCAGATTTCCTTCATGCGGCCATGCGGCCTGACATGATTACAGAGACAGAGGTGGAGATTTCGACGGAGGAGTGCTGCgaggaagaagatgaggagATGGTCACACTGCTTGAAGAACCAGATCCAGGCCAAGAGCCTGTCAGGAAGAGGAGAG CTGGACGGAAGCCAAAGACTCATCAGTCAGCTATTTCCAATGGATCACTGGACCTTGGCATCAAGAAGAAACCAAGAGAAGGCAAAG CAGGCAGCACCACCTACCTGTGGGAGTTCCTGTTGGACCTCCTCCAGGACAAGAACACCTGTCCCAGGTACATAAAGTGGACCCAGAGGGAGAAGGGCATCTTTAAACTGGTGGACTCAAAGGCTGTGTCCAAGCTGTGgggcaaacacaaaaacaagccaGACATGAACTACGAGACCATGGGACGAGCACTTAG ATATTACTATCAGCGCGGCATCCTCGCCAAGGTAGAGGGCCAGCGGCTGGTTTACCAGTTCAAAGAGATGCCCAAAAACATAGTCATCATTGACGACGACAAGGCAGACATGCCCTCTCCTGACGATTTGATTGGCTCTGAGACTGTATCCTATGAGCGTGTTCCACCTCCATCAGATATGCTGCTGCAGGCGACGGAGTTGCCAGCCTCCAAGAAGCCCAACATCCTACGGGGTGGAAACAGGGCCAATGTGGTCCATACTACTGTCACTACAGGCAGCAAGCCAGTAGCAGGGGGTGGTGCAGCGATGGTGACGGGGGTGCCAAGAATAGTGTCTGTTTCAGGAGCATCGGATGTGAGTCAGACCCAGCAGTCTCACACAGCTATCATCCCTACCGCCACTGGGCCCAG GACGGTGCGGGTGGCAATGCAGGTGCCTGTTGTCATGACAACATCACTGGGTCAGAAGATCTCCACTGTTGCTGTGCAGCAGCCAACAGGAACAACAGGGGCAGCCAGCCACACCACCCTCCTCACAAACACTTCTGCTGGTAACGCCAGCTCACAACAGAAG GTTGTGATCCAGACCATCCCCACCATGGTCCCAGCCACAGCAGAGAACGGAGACAAGATCACTGTCCAGCTGGCCAAGATCATCACAATCCCAGCCCACCAGCTAGCTCAGTGTCAGCTCCAGACCTCCACAGGCTCAAACAAGTCCAGCGTTGGGGGCTCCCCAGCGGGCATCAGCCTCCTTGGGAGCCCCCTGACGGTCCGGGCCCTGGCACCTGTCAACGTCGCCCCGGGAACGCAAGTGATGAGACTCACTGTGCCAACGCAGACGCAACAGCAGACTCTGGTGGTGTCTCAGTCAGGTAGTGGGGCGGGGGTAGTAACGGTATCAACAGCTAATCAGACAGTGACGGCACAGCCTCGGATCATAAGCGGCATCATTAATGGTTCCGAGCTGGTGATAGGAACACCAGCAACCGGAGGAGTCACAGTGGAGAAGCTGAAGGCTGCAGGAGTCCCGGCCCAACTGCCGATTGCAGTCCAGCAGAACCAAGTGAACCCCAAAACTATCCAGAACGCCCAATCAGAGGCTGTGGACGCTGAGGTGGTTATCAAACTGGAAACACCTGGCGTGACAATAAAGACTGAAGAGCCTGAGTGTTAA